The Fulvivirga ligni genome window below encodes:
- a CDS encoding MBG domain-containing protein, translating to MVFNAQAQVIQFTSTPVTTGTYNSAYSYNITTSGPVGETREVILASGTLPLGISLVDNGDGTALLSGSPGNSGTFNFTLRVQLVSDNSQQDDQVVALEVSKASATVTLSDLSKTYTGSPQGATVVTAPGGLSVDVTYDGSSTVPTDAGTYAVEATVNDPNYVESASGTLEIAKATGTVTLSSLTKTYNGSPQGATVVTSPGSLSVDVTYNGSSTIPTDAGMYAVEATINDLNYEGSASGTLEISKATATVTLSDLTKTYTGSPQGATVTTSPASLTVDVTYDASSTEPTDAGSYAVVATINDANYEGNTSGTLVISKASATIALSNLSKTYNGAPQGVTATTTPAGLSVAFTYNGATTEPTNAGSYTVIANIVDDNYFGNTSGTFVINKATATISLSDLTKTYTGAGQGATITTSPSGLTVNTTYNGSSTLPVNAGTYAVVSNINETNYEGSATNTLVINKATAGINISNLSQNYNGTAKSVTVTTTPSGLTTSVTYDGGSTLPVNQGSYAVEVTVNATNYEGTETATLVINGAPTSTAISNVNVAEDAANSTVNLNNSFDDLEDDDSELTYSIIGNSNPGLFSSVNISAGILTLDYAENKNGTSNITVRATDTGGLFKNESFQVNVSAVQDDPIFTSTPVTAAAQGQLYTYAITTSDPDAGDIISFQSVAIPDWLSFTDNGGGQGVLTGTPSNSDVGTDVVAIQITDNHGNTETQIFSISISNSNDTPEFTSIPIVEATEGVTYTYNVTTSDEDAGDTRTITATQKPIWLTLTDNGNGTATLTGVPSNDDTGDNDVTLRVTDNLGASTSQSFTIAVNNANSAPKFDSSPVLIVNEDATYTYNIQTSDSDAGDVLTITALAKPSWLTLTDNGNGTAVLTGTPTNDNVGQNSVVLNVADAEGAAVNQNFTITVRNTNDPPAFSSTPVTVAIQGSEYVYNITTTDQDVGDTRTITATTKPSWLTLTDNGNGSAVLKGTPDNADFGTHNVNIRVRDAAGSVVNQPFTITVDNANDPPAFTSTPVTSAIEDIQYTYNITVNDPDAGDEITITALSLPGWLTLTDNGNGTAVLTGKPLNSNVGNNTVVLNAKDAIGANVNQNFTISVANTNDAPVFTSAPITSAIQNISYTYNITTSDPDIGDSRVLTAIIKPDWLSFTDNGNGTAVLSGTPTNLNLGANVVQIEVRDQSGAKTYQNFEINVDNSNDPPAFTSTPVLTAVEDVVYTYNIITNDPDAGDILEIRGLTIPAWLTLTDNGNGTATLTGTPTNSNVGTGNVVLNIEDAQGLSVNQNFTITVSNTNDPPVFTSTPITGAIQGATYTYNINTSDPDLGDSRDITANTLPSWLTLTDNGNGTATLTGVPTNLNIGANPVQLVVTDQAGAAIQQNFVINVDNANDAPSFSSMAVTSAIEDDVYTYNITTSDPDNGDTRSITSLSKPSWLTLTDNGDGTAILTGTPLNTHVGSHTVVLNVRDALGANVNQSFTIVVSNVNDAPYFSSPAVTFAIQNQEYVYNITTADPDQGDSRTITVVSKPFWLSFTDNGNGTAVLSGTPGSGDLGAYQVTLNVEDAAGAAVDQIFTINVDNSNDAPQFSSTPTLSVDEDSQYTYEIATTDPDEGDTRSIVSLSKPSWLSLTDNGDGTAVLSGVPNNSQVGSYSIVLQVEDVQGATANQNFDIEVKNINDAPIFSSTPITGAIQDANYVYNILTSDVDAGDSRSITGTTLPSWLTLTDNGDGTATLTGTPSNSNFGANEVVLTVTDGAGAATNQNFVINVDNSNDQPSFSSTPVTTVDEDVVYIYNIKTTDPDAGDTRTITSLSALPAWLELIDNGDGNAQLTGTPNNDQVGSYSIVLKVQDALGSSDTQSFNIVVSNVNDVPLFTSEPIITARQSVAYTYNIVTADVDAGDSRTIDIVSPPSWLSLTDNGNGTATLSGTHPVDTEDNNIVYNIQLVVTDNQGDQSEQNFDLTVKFENQPPTLDIIPTPEAILEDTEQLVINLSGITAGDGENQNLSVEVTSDNEALVNDFTINYTSPATEGQIILSPEADAFGLANIIVTVRDDGAEVKNYVIRQFELTVTPVSDAPEFTSTPETTVIAGEVYTYNITVADPDPNDVLTIASVTLPSWLTFEITGENQAAITGTVPASGIDGDNEVELQVTDATNETATQSFLLNFNNAPILSPITTSIEEDVTLSLPRSLFENQFTDADDDELASVIIKSLPGHGRLTFNDANVNAGDEIYLTGTSEGLKYAPETNFNGNDSFQWNASDGLTNALSNGVASIAVLPINDKPTVEFGKPQLSFSQGDPLPLSDTTQVSIFDIDNNQMASAKIQITTNYVQGEDFLKLDLVQFPNLETSFDAASGTLSITGIDNNNVYEKAIAKVEYSNSILGEVEFNEKAIDVTVNDGELNSDVTTLSIIISEVFPDLVIFSAFTPNGDGNNDQWDFDNLQYYTDINISVYNQEAQVVYECNSQDCAWDGTYEGKELPAGPYLYTIDLNNGKRQYKGVVNILKGE from the coding sequence TTGGTTTTTAATGCACAGGCACAAGTAATACAATTCACTAGTACTCCGGTAACTACCGGTACCTATAATTCCGCTTACTCCTACAATATTACTACCTCTGGTCCGGTGGGGGAAACCAGGGAGGTGATACTGGCCTCTGGCACTTTGCCTTTGGGTATTTCACTGGTGGATAATGGTGATGGTACTGCTTTATTATCCGGATCTCCTGGCAATAGTGGAACATTCAATTTTACGCTAAGAGTGCAGCTGGTCTCAGATAATTCCCAGCAAGATGACCAGGTGGTGGCACTTGAGGTTAGTAAAGCATCGGCAACTGTAACGCTTAGTGATTTATCGAAAACATATACTGGGTCACCCCAGGGAGCAACTGTGGTTACGGCTCCGGGAGGTTTATCAGTAGATGTAACTTATGATGGTAGCAGTACAGTGCCCACTGATGCTGGCACTTATGCTGTAGAGGCTACGGTTAATGATCCCAATTACGTAGAGAGTGCCTCGGGAACCTTGGAAATAGCCAAGGCTACAGGTACTGTTACGTTAAGTAGTTTAACAAAGACCTACAATGGTTCACCGCAAGGAGCAACGGTAGTGACCTCACCAGGTTCCTTATCGGTGGACGTCACATATAACGGTAGCAGTACGATACCAACAGATGCAGGAATGTATGCTGTAGAAGCTACCATTAATGATCTTAATTATGAAGGAAGCGCTTCTGGTACACTGGAAATATCCAAAGCCACCGCTACAGTAACCTTAAGTGATCTTACTAAAACATATACCGGTTCACCTCAGGGCGCTACGGTGACCACTTCACCAGCCTCTCTAACAGTAGACGTAACTTATGATGCTAGCAGCACAGAACCAACAGATGCAGGTAGTTATGCTGTAGTGGCCACAATCAATGATGCTAATTATGAAGGGAATACATCCGGTACTTTAGTCATTTCAAAAGCTTCAGCTACCATAGCCCTATCTAATTTAAGTAAAACTTATAACGGCGCTCCTCAAGGAGTAACTGCCACCACTACTCCTGCTGGATTATCTGTAGCATTTACTTATAACGGTGCTACTACTGAGCCTACTAATGCGGGATCTTATACTGTAATAGCGAATATTGTAGATGATAACTACTTTGGAAATACCTCAGGAACATTCGTTATTAATAAAGCAACTGCTACAATATCATTATCAGATCTAACGAAAACATATACAGGAGCAGGGCAAGGAGCAACTATTACTACAAGTCCATCGGGCCTCACTGTAAATACTACCTATAACGGCTCTTCCACCTTACCTGTGAATGCGGGCACATATGCAGTGGTATCCAATATCAACGAAACGAATTATGAAGGCAGTGCCACTAATACCCTTGTTATTAATAAGGCTACTGCAGGTATTAACATTAGTAATCTATCTCAGAACTATAACGGAACAGCCAAGTCGGTGACTGTAACCACTACACCTTCAGGTCTTACCACTTCGGTGACTTATGATGGAGGTAGTACATTACCCGTAAATCAGGGAAGTTATGCTGTAGAAGTGACAGTGAACGCCACCAACTACGAAGGTACAGAGACAGCAACATTAGTCATTAACGGAGCACCAACCAGCACTGCCATAAGTAATGTGAACGTTGCGGAGGATGCTGCCAACTCAACAGTAAATTTGAATAATAGCTTTGATGATTTGGAAGATGATGATTCGGAACTAACGTATTCCATTATAGGAAACAGTAATCCAGGATTGTTCTCCAGTGTGAATATCTCTGCAGGAATCTTGACCTTGGATTATGCAGAAAATAAGAATGGTACATCAAATATTACGGTTAGAGCTACTGACACCGGAGGTTTATTTAAGAATGAGTCTTTTCAAGTGAATGTATCCGCAGTTCAAGATGATCCTATTTTCACGAGCACACCAGTAACAGCTGCTGCTCAGGGGCAACTCTACACTTACGCCATAACTACAAGTGACCCCGATGCTGGTGATATTATCAGTTTTCAAAGTGTAGCTATTCCAGACTGGCTTTCATTTACAGATAATGGGGGAGGTCAAGGAGTTCTTACAGGAACGCCTTCTAATAGCGATGTCGGTACTGACGTAGTGGCTATTCAAATAACTGATAATCATGGAAATACTGAAACTCAAATATTTTCTATAAGTATATCTAATTCCAATGATACCCCTGAGTTTACTTCTATTCCCATAGTGGAAGCGACCGAGGGTGTTACTTATACTTACAACGTTACCACATCAGACGAAGATGCTGGCGATACTAGAACTATAACGGCTACGCAAAAGCCTATTTGGCTAACACTTACTGATAATGGAAACGGTACTGCTACACTAACTGGTGTGCCATCTAACGATGACACGGGAGATAATGATGTCACTTTGAGAGTAACAGATAACCTGGGAGCTTCCACCAGTCAATCATTTACTATAGCCGTAAATAATGCCAACAGCGCTCCGAAATTTGATTCATCACCGGTACTGATCGTAAATGAAGACGCTACTTACACCTATAATATTCAGACTTCAGATTCTGACGCCGGTGATGTGCTTACCATTACTGCACTAGCGAAACCTTCATGGTTAACCTTAACCGATAATGGTAACGGCACCGCAGTGTTAACAGGAACACCTACTAATGATAATGTAGGACAAAATAGTGTGGTTCTTAATGTGGCGGATGCAGAGGGAGCAGCTGTGAATCAGAACTTCACAATCACAGTTAGAAATACAAATGATCCTCCAGCATTTTCAAGTACACCGGTAACCGTGGCCATTCAGGGTTCTGAATATGTATACAACATTACTACTACAGATCAGGATGTTGGCGATACCAGAACAATAACGGCTACCACCAAGCCTTCATGGTTAACTTTAACCGACAACGGAAATGGTTCTGCGGTATTAAAAGGCACACCGGATAATGCTGATTTTGGAACGCATAATGTGAATATCAGAGTAAGAGATGCTGCAGGTTCAGTAGTTAACCAGCCATTCACGATTACTGTAGATAATGCCAATGATCCACCCGCATTTACCAGCACACCAGTGACTAGTGCTATTGAAGATATTCAATACACCTATAATATTACGGTTAATGACCCTGATGCCGGTGATGAGATTACAATTACAGCACTATCTCTACCAGGATGGCTCACTTTAACTGATAATGGTAATGGAACCGCAGTTTTAACCGGTAAGCCGTTGAACAGTAATGTTGGTAATAATACCGTGGTGCTAAATGCTAAAGATGCTATTGGTGCTAATGTAAATCAGAACTTTACTATTTCAGTAGCTAACACTAATGATGCTCCTGTATTCACCAGCGCACCTATCACTAGTGCTATTCAGAACATAAGTTATACTTACAATATCACCACCTCAGATCCTGATATCGGTGATTCAAGAGTGCTTACTGCCATCATTAAACCTGATTGGTTGAGTTTTACCGATAATGGAAATGGAACAGCAGTACTCTCAGGAACTCCAACTAACCTGAATTTAGGAGCCAATGTGGTGCAAATAGAAGTAAGAGACCAGTCTGGAGCAAAAACCTATCAGAATTTTGAAATCAATGTAGATAATTCTAATGATCCACCTGCATTTACAAGCACCCCTGTTTTAACAGCTGTTGAGGATGTAGTTTATACTTACAATATTATTACCAATGACCCTGATGCTGGTGATATATTGGAGATACGAGGCTTAACAATACCAGCCTGGTTAACATTAACAGATAATGGAAATGGTACTGCTACTTTAACAGGGACACCAACAAATAGTAATGTGGGTACCGGCAACGTAGTACTTAATATAGAAGATGCACAGGGTTTAAGTGTAAATCAGAACTTTACCATTACAGTATCTAATACCAATGATCCTCCAGTGTTTACTAGTACACCTATCACGGGGGCTATCCAAGGAGCTACTTACACCTATAATATCAATACGTCCGATCCAGACTTGGGTGATTCCAGAGATATTACAGCTAATACTTTGCCTTCATGGCTTACCTTAACTGATAACGGCAATGGAACCGCGACGCTTACAGGTGTGCCTACCAATTTAAATATTGGTGCGAATCCAGTTCAGTTGGTTGTGACCGATCAGGCAGGAGCCGCTATTCAGCAGAATTTTGTGATTAATGTCGATAATGCCAATGATGCTCCGTCTTTCAGTAGTATGGCTGTTACCTCAGCTATAGAAGATGATGTCTATACTTATAATATCACTACTTCGGATCCTGATAATGGAGATACCAGAAGTATCACCTCTCTAAGTAAACCCTCATGGCTTACGCTTACAGATAATGGTGATGGTACAGCGATTTTAACAGGAACACCTTTAAACACTCATGTAGGTAGTCATACTGTGGTTCTTAATGTTCGTGATGCTTTAGGTGCTAACGTAAATCAGAGTTTTACCATCGTGGTTTCTAATGTGAATGATGCGCCTTACTTCAGCAGTCCAGCGGTGACTTTTGCTATTCAAAATCAAGAATACGTTTATAATATTACCACTGCCGACCCAGATCAAGGTGATTCAAGAACAATAACAGTAGTAAGCAAGCCTTTCTGGTTGTCTTTTACTGATAATGGTAATGGAACTGCCGTACTATCAGGAACGCCTGGAAGTGGCGATTTAGGTGCTTATCAGGTTACTCTAAATGTAGAAGATGCTGCTGGTGCAGCCGTAGATCAGATCTTTACCATAAATGTTGATAATAGCAACGATGCTCCTCAGTTTAGTAGCACACCTACTTTATCAGTAGATGAAGATTCTCAATATACTTACGAAATAGCCACCACTGACCCGGATGAAGGGGATACTCGTTCGATTGTTTCTCTATCAAAGCCTTCATGGTTATCACTCACAGACAACGGTGATGGTACTGCTGTGTTATCTGGCGTGCCTAATAACTCACAAGTAGGTAGCTATAGCATCGTGTTGCAAGTGGAAGATGTGCAGGGAGCTACGGCGAACCAGAATTTTGATATAGAGGTGAAAAATATCAATGATGCACCTATCTTCAGTAGTACACCAATAACCGGTGCTATTCAGGATGCTAATTATGTTTATAATATTTTGACCTCTGATGTGGATGCCGGAGATAGTAGGTCGATAACTGGTACAACATTACCCTCATGGTTAACATTAACCGACAATGGTGATGGTACTGCCACTTTAACAGGTACTCCTTCCAATTCTAATTTCGGAGCCAATGAGGTAGTTCTTACTGTAACCGATGGCGCTGGAGCTGCTACCAATCAAAACTTTGTAATTAACGTGGATAACTCTAATGATCAGCCATCTTTCAGTAGCACTCCGGTAACAACGGTAGATGAGGATGTTGTCTATATTTATAATATTAAAACCACCGATCCTGATGCTGGTGATACCAGGACAATAACTTCTCTATCCGCTTTACCTGCATGGTTAGAACTGATTGATAATGGTGATGGCAATGCGCAGCTAACCGGCACACCGAATAATGATCAGGTAGGATCTTATAGTATAGTTCTGAAAGTTCAGGATGCATTGGGTAGCTCAGATACTCAGTCATTTAATATCGTAGTAAGTAATGTGAACGATGTGCCACTATTTACTTCGGAGCCTATCATTACTGCAAGACAAAGTGTAGCCTATACATATAATATTGTGACAGCAGATGTTGATGCTGGTGATTCACGAACTATTGATATTGTATCACCACCATCATGGTTATCGCTTACAGATAACGGTAATGGTACTGCAACCTTGAGCGGAACCCACCCAGTAGATACTGAGGATAATAATATAGTTTACAATATTCAGCTGGTAGTTACGGATAATCAAGGAGATCAAAGTGAACAGAATTTCGATCTTACAGTGAAATTTGAGAACCAACCACCAACTCTTGATATCATTCCAACACCGGAAGCCATTTTGGAAGATACAGAGCAGTTAGTGATTAACCTTAGCGGAATTACGGCAGGTGATGGTGAAAATCAAAACTTAAGTGTTGAAGTGACCTCAGATAATGAGGCTCTGGTTAATGATTTTACGATTAATTATACCAGCCCTGCTACAGAAGGACAGATCATATTAAGTCCTGAAGCTGACGCATTTGGTTTAGCCAATATTATTGTCACTGTAAGGGATGATGGAGCAGAGGTGAAGAATTATGTCATAAGACAATTTGAACTTACAGTGACTCCTGTTTCAGATGCTCCGGAGTTTACGAGCACACCAGAAACTACGGTCATAGCAGGAGAAGTTTATACTTACAATATCACTGTGGCCGATCCTGATCCTAATGATGTTTTAACTATAGCATCGGTTACACTTCCTTCATGGCTAACATTTGAGATCACAGGTGAGAATCAGGCCGCTATCACTGGTACAGTGCCAGCCTCGGGAATTGATGGTGACAATGAAGTAGAATTACAAGTAACTGACGCTACGAATGAAACTGCCACTCAGAGCTTTTTATTAAACTTCAATAATGCGCCTATTCTGAGCCCAATTACTACTTCTATAGAGGAAGATGTAACACTTTCATTACCACGTTCATTATTTGAAAATCAATTTACTGATGCGGATGATGATGAATTAGCGTCAGTAATTATCAAATCATTACCAGGTCATGGTAGACTTACTTTTAATGATGCTAATGTTAATGCCGGTGATGAAATTTACCTTACTGGAACAAGCGAGGGGTTAAAGTACGCTCCGGAAACTAATTTCAATGGCAATGATAGTTTTCAGTGGAACGCTTCTGATGGACTAACTAATGCTTTATCTAATGGTGTGGCAAGCATTGCAGTACTCCCTATCAATGATAAACCGACCGTTGAATTTGGCAAACCTCAACTTTCATTTAGCCAGGGGGATCCTCTACCATTAAGTGATACTACACAGGTGTCAATCTTCGATATTGATAATAATCAGATGGCATCAGCGAAAATTCAAATTACCACCAATTATGTTCAAGGTGAAGATTTTCTCAAGCTTGACTTAGTTCAGTTTCCTAACCTTGAAACAAGTTTTGATGCTGCCAGTGGTACGTTATCAATTACAGGAATAGATAACAATAACGTATATGAAAAGGCCATTGCTAAGGTAGAATATAGTAATAGCATATTAGGTGAGGTAGAATTTAATGAGAAGGCTATTGATGTAACGGTGAATGATGGTGAACTGAATAGTGATGTGACCACCTTGAGTATTATCATTTCAGAGGTTTTTCCAGACCTGGTAATATTCAGTGCTTTTACACCTAATGGTGATGGTAATAATGATCAGTGGGACTTTGATAATCTACAGTATTATACAGATATCAATATCTCTGTCTACAATCAGGAAGCCCAGGTGGTATATGAATGTAACTCACAGGATTGCGCCTGGGATGGTACTTATGAAGGTAAGGAATTACCCGCAGGTCCTTATTTATATACCATAGATCTTAACAATGGTAAGAGACAGTATAAAGGAGTAGTTAATATTTTAAAAGGTGAGTAG
- a CDS encoding MBG domain-containing protein, which produces MKHIYLFSIKAGLLSVVLSLCAFSMTQGASFTSTPVTEAAIGEEYTYNITTEGLFWLFADIDLSGDLPNGLSFTDNGAGSAVISGVPTETGEFEITLHGSDINDDIEQTFTITVSKGNASIIFSDLNTTFNGSPQSVDVSTNPSGLNVTLTYNGQAQAPTNAGVYTVEATVVDDNYQGTASDNFTIEKANASIAIGNKNQTYNGLPREVNVTPTPADLSYSVTYDGNTSAPINVGVYSVHVTINDNNYQGDKTANLTINKGEADITLTNLIQYYDGTSKQAGYTTDPSGLSANLTYNGSTQLPVEVGTYNVMAEIADANYEGSASGVLQINKTQAQITLIGLEKVYNGEAQAVTYTTDPEGLDVNITYNGTGNVPTNAGVYTVYASIVSDDYSGSVTDELVIEKANASVTVTKLNQVFDGNPKPVSVVTAPTGLSYKATYNGSTTVPFNAGEYDVKVTVQNANYKGSFEGTLKVEKAPATVTINNLEYTYNGNPRGVNVTVSPTGLPFTVTYSGEQAKPVDAGEYEVKVTVNGSNYKGEKTATMVIKKAQAQITLADQEYTYTGEEREAVFSTSPGNLAVDLTYNGNTETPVNAGVYDVQATIAETNYVGSTSGKLTINKAEADISFSDLTVTYNGEPREVGITTSPEGLNVLVTYNGGENLPREVGSYNVLATIDEPNYVGSNTTTFVIKEPEGTNSKPVLTNIETDPIYYRQGDGKVIITNNLIINDFDNVYMKSAKLTIEGNYEAGVDKLVYNGENQELDISFNAQTGTMSIIGEDTRSNYENILRSIKYENTFFGETNYLTKRINITVNDGFNDSNEVTRDVEITALKDLGIVSAFTPNGDAVNNTWYVEHLDQYSSVQIKIYEKNGNEVYNCGGKECQWDGTYKGHELPVGTYFYTIDLDKGKRRFQGTVTILR; this is translated from the coding sequence ATGAAACACATATATCTATTTTCTATTAAAGCAGGTTTGCTATCTGTTGTACTTAGTCTGTGTGCATTTAGCATGACACAAGGTGCCAGCTTTACCAGCACTCCAGTAACGGAAGCTGCTATAGGAGAGGAGTATACATATAATATTACTACCGAGGGATTATTTTGGCTATTTGCAGATATTGATCTTTCAGGAGATTTGCCGAATGGCCTTTCTTTTACAGATAATGGTGCAGGAAGCGCTGTAATTTCTGGCGTGCCTACTGAGACTGGAGAGTTTGAAATAACATTGCATGGTAGTGATATAAATGATGATATAGAACAAACTTTTACCATTACAGTAAGTAAGGGTAATGCCAGTATTATATTCTCAGATCTTAACACTACATTCAATGGCAGCCCTCAATCAGTAGATGTATCCACAAATCCTTCAGGTCTTAATGTTACACTTACATATAACGGCCAGGCTCAAGCTCCAACTAATGCTGGAGTCTACACTGTGGAAGCCACTGTAGTGGATGATAATTATCAAGGCACAGCTTCTGATAATTTTACTATAGAAAAGGCCAATGCCTCCATAGCCATAGGAAATAAAAATCAAACATATAATGGCCTGCCAAGAGAAGTAAATGTAACACCTACTCCAGCTGATTTGTCTTATAGCGTTACTTATGATGGTAATACTAGTGCTCCGATAAATGTGGGTGTATATTCAGTGCATGTAACCATTAATGATAATAATTACCAGGGAGATAAAACTGCTAATCTCACGATTAATAAGGGAGAGGCCGATATTACCTTGACGAATCTTATTCAATACTATGATGGCACGTCCAAGCAAGCTGGTTACACTACAGATCCATCTGGCTTGTCAGCCAATCTAACCTACAACGGATCTACACAATTACCCGTGGAGGTCGGTACCTATAATGTTATGGCTGAAATAGCCGATGCTAATTATGAAGGTTCCGCTTCAGGAGTACTCCAAATCAATAAGACACAGGCTCAAATTACTTTAATCGGCCTTGAAAAAGTTTATAACGGAGAGGCACAGGCAGTGACTTATACCACTGATCCAGAAGGGTTGGACGTGAATATTACTTATAATGGTACAGGCAATGTACCTACAAATGCAGGTGTTTATACCGTTTATGCTTCTATTGTGAGTGATGACTATTCCGGATCTGTTACAGACGAGCTTGTGATAGAAAAAGCTAATGCTTCCGTAACCGTAACAAAGCTCAATCAGGTTTTTGACGGAAATCCGAAGCCGGTAAGTGTAGTGACTGCTCCTACAGGATTAAGCTACAAAGCTACCTATAATGGTTCTACCACAGTTCCTTTTAATGCCGGCGAATATGACGTGAAGGTAACAGTACAAAACGCCAATTATAAAGGTAGCTTCGAGGGCACATTGAAAGTTGAGAAAGCTCCGGCTACGGTTACTATTAATAACCTTGAATATACCTATAACGGTAATCCGCGTGGTGTTAACGTCACTGTTTCACCGACTGGTTTGCCATTTACTGTTACCTATTCAGGAGAACAAGCAAAGCCCGTAGATGCTGGAGAATATGAGGTGAAGGTAACTGTGAACGGTAGTAATTATAAAGGAGAGAAGACTGCTACCATGGTCATCAAAAAGGCTCAAGCCCAAATTACACTTGCTGATCAGGAATATACTTATACAGGTGAGGAAAGGGAGGCTGTATTCAGCACATCTCCTGGTAACCTTGCTGTGGATCTAACTTACAACGGAAATACAGAGACACCCGTTAATGCCGGAGTTTATGATGTGCAAGCAACAATAGCAGAAACAAATTATGTAGGAAGTACTTCTGGAAAACTCACTATAAATAAGGCTGAGGCAGATATTAGTTTTTCTGATCTTACAGTGACTTATAATGGAGAGCCAAGAGAAGTAGGGATCACCACAAGTCCTGAAGGTCTGAATGTATTGGTAACATACAATGGCGGCGAAAATCTGCCCAGAGAAGTAGGTAGTTATAATGTACTTGCTACTATTGATGAGCCTAATTATGTGGGGTCTAATACTACTACATTCGTAATCAAAGAGCCTGAAGGTACTAACTCCAAACCCGTTCTTACCAATATTGAGACAGACCCAATTTATTATAGACAAGGAGATGGAAAGGTAATCATTACTAATAATCTGATTATTAATGATTTCGATAATGTTTATATGAAATCAGCTAAGCTCACTATTGAAGGAAATTATGAGGCAGGAGTTGATAAGCTGGTTTATAATGGAGAGAATCAGGAGCTAGATATTAGTTTTAATGCTCAAACAGGGACCATGTCCATTATAGGAGAGGACACCAGGTCTAATTATGAGAACATTTTAAGAAGTATTAAATACGAGAATACCTTCTTTGGAGAAACAAATTATTTAACAAAACGTATCAATATCACTGTTAATGATGGCTTTAATGACAGTAACGAAGTGACCCGAGATGTAGAGATCACTGCATTGAAGGATCTGGGTATTGTAAGTGCATTCACTCCAAACGGAGATGCAGTAAATAATACCTGGTATGTTGAGCATCTGGATCAATACAGTTCAGTTCAGATAAAAATTTATGAGAAAAATGGTAATGAAGTTTATAATTGCGGCGGCAAAGAATGCCAATGGGATGGTACTTACAAGGGGCACGAGCTACCGGTAGGCACATACTTCTACACTATTGATCTAGACAAAGGAAAAAGAAGATTTCAGGGTACCGTTACAATTTTAAGATGA
- a CDS encoding PorP/SprF family type IX secretion system membrane protein — protein MSKIKLFVIVLLACLGTGKLFAQQSNIFSQYYYNLPAQNPAFTGMDPFLNVKFGFRQSWNDFANTNNSIFFSADAALGQNSSEVLKHNVLRTSQQQKGAKKNSRRHHGLGGMVLSQKIGPYELTQLNLNYAYHLPLSSSWNLAMGTRVAYGAFKLDYSDLTVRDEASDAVYQSLVNAGAGQQQNILVDFGVTLYTDKFYMGISSVNLTSAELNSDALEEAAPESSYKANLGWNLTLNRNFDLLPSADITYNDLYGMNWQATARLRYRDLIYLGLSYEQDIRTSLLFGLSFENTYYIHYSYDYFTNDLSDFNKGNHEFAVGILLFNKYAATPKFW, from the coding sequence ATGAGTAAAATAAAGTTATTTGTTATAGTACTTTTAGCCTGTTTGGGCACAGGGAAGTTATTCGCGCAGCAGAGTAACATCTTTTCGCAGTATTACTATAACCTGCCAGCACAAAATCCGGCCTTTACTGGTATGGACCCATTTCTCAATGTGAAATTCGGGTTCAGACAGTCATGGAATGATTTTGCCAATACCAATAATTCTATCTTCTTTTCAGCTGATGCTGCACTAGGACAGAACTCATCAGAGGTACTGAAACATAATGTTTTACGCACCAGCCAGCAACAAAAAGGAGCCAAGAAAAATTCAAGGAGACATCATGGATTGGGTGGAATGGTTTTATCTCAAAAAATTGGCCCCTATGAATTAACTCAGCTTAATCTTAATTATGCATATCACCTGCCTTTATCAAGTAGCTGGAATTTGGCTATGGGTACGAGAGTGGCTTACGGAGCCTTCAAACTAGATTATTCAGATCTTACAGTGAGAGATGAAGCCAGCGATGCAGTTTATCAAAGTCTGGTAAATGCAGGGGCAGGGCAGCAGCAAAATATATTGGTAGACTTTGGCGTTACTTTGTACACAGACAAGTTTTATATGGGTATATCTTCTGTAAATCTTACTAGTGCCGAGTTGAATAGTGATGCCTTAGAAGAGGCAGCGCCAGAAAGTAGTTACAAGGCTAACCTGGGCTGGAATTTAACCCTTAACCGTAATTTTGATCTTTTACCCTCTGCAGATATTACTTACAACGATCTTTATGGTATGAACTGGCAGGCCACGGCTCGCCTGAGATACAGAGACTTAATCTATTTAGGATTGTCTTATGAGCAAGATATAAGAACATCATTGTTATTTGGCTTGTCTTTTGAAAATACCTATTATATTCACTATTCTTATGACTACTTTACCAATGATCTAAGTGATTTCAATAAAGGAAATCATGAGTTCGCCGTTGGAATTTTACTGTTCAATAAGTACGCTGCTACTCCTAAGTTTTGGTGA